In Selenomonas dianae, a genomic segment contains:
- a CDS encoding sodium:solute symporter — protein MHQGFTWIDTAVLVIYLLGVLLAGLYYSKKEMQGKEFFKGDGTIPWYVTCVSIFATLLSPISFLAIPGNSYHGSWIFWWAQLGMLFAIPLTIRYFLPIYSKLEIDTAYHYLQKRFESGNLRILGALMFIIYQLGRMSIIMYLPSMALAEVTGLDVNMLIVVMGVIAIIYSYSGGLKAVLYTDFIQGTVLIVGIGISLIVMISSIHGGWGTVWDTLTTGHKFMLENEVWMSPDIVSSSVFIIFIGGGLGTFASYISSQDIVQRFTTTTDMKQLNKMTLGNGVVSIFAATVFFLVGTALFVFYQQNPDLLTTDRRDLVLAAYITYELPVGLTGILLAALFAAAQSTLSTGINSVATSWVLDIQSVLNPAMEMKKQTRIAQFISLGIGILSIVVAIVMAGSDIRSAYQWFNSFIGLALGALAGMFVLGAFCPKANAKGAFIGFITATAVVLYLKYFVPSVSFWSYTLITIVISLVVGNLVSRITEPNYEAPAGTTVQSTRG, from the coding sequence ATGCATCAGGGATTTACCTGGATTGACACGGCAGTCCTCGTCATCTACCTGCTCGGCGTTCTGCTCGCAGGTCTCTACTATTCGAAAAAAGAAATGCAGGGCAAGGAGTTCTTCAAGGGCGACGGTACGATACCGTGGTACGTCACCTGCGTTTCCATCTTTGCGACGCTGCTCAGCCCCATTTCCTTCCTCGCCATCCCGGGCAACTCGTATCACGGCTCATGGATCTTCTGGTGGGCGCAGCTCGGTATGCTGTTCGCGATCCCGCTGACGATCCGCTACTTCCTGCCGATCTACAGCAAACTTGAGATCGACACTGCGTACCACTACCTCCAAAAGCGCTTCGAGAGCGGCAACCTCCGCATCCTCGGCGCGCTCATGTTCATCATCTATCAGCTCGGACGTATGTCCATCATCATGTACCTCCCGTCCATGGCACTCGCCGAGGTCACGGGGCTCGATGTCAATATGCTGATCGTCGTCATGGGTGTCATCGCCATCATCTACTCCTACTCCGGCGGTCTCAAGGCGGTTCTCTACACCGACTTCATCCAGGGCACGGTTCTCATCGTCGGCATCGGCATCTCCCTCATCGTCATGATCAGCAGCATCCACGGCGGATGGGGCACGGTCTGGGATACCCTCACCACAGGACATAAGTTCATGCTCGAAAACGAGGTCTGGATGAGCCCCGACATCGTTTCCTCCAGCGTCTTTATCATCTTCATCGGCGGCGGCCTTGGAACGTTCGCGTCGTACATCTCCAGTCAGGACATTGTCCAGCGTTTCACCACGACAACGGATATGAAGCAGCTCAACAAAATGACGCTCGGCAACGGTGTTGTTTCCATCTTCGCCGCGACGGTATTCTTCCTCGTCGGCACGGCACTCTTCGTATTCTACCAGCAGAACCCCGACCTCCTCACGACGGATCGCCGTGACCTCGTGCTTGCAGCGTACATCACGTATGAGCTGCCCGTAGGTCTTACGGGTATCCTCCTCGCCGCCCTCTTTGCGGCGGCGCAGTCCACGCTCTCCACGGGCATCAACTCCGTTGCGACGAGCTGGGTTCTCGACATCCAGTCCGTCCTAAACCCAGCGATGGAGATGAAAAAGCAGACGCGCATCGCGCAGTTCATCTCTCTGGGCATCGGCATCCTCTCCATCGTCGTCGCCATCGTCATGGCAGGCAGTGACATCCGCTCGGCGTACCAGTGGTTCAACAGCTTCATCGGGCTTGCGCTCGGAGCACTGGCGGGCATGTTCGTCCTCGGCGCGTTCTGCCCGAAGGCAAATGCCAAGGGCGCATTCATCGGGTTCATCACGGCAACCGCCGTCGTCCTCTACCTCAAGTACTTCGTCCCGTCCGTTTCGTTCTGGTCGTACACCCTCATCACCATCGTCATCTCCCTCGTCGTCGGCAACCTCGTCAGCCGCATCACCGAGCCGAACTACGAGGCTCCTGCGGGTACGACGGTGCAGTCAACGAGAGGATAA
- a CDS encoding protein-ADP-ribose hydrolase, whose translation MSLSLIQKLNAILLSELPEYRAQSAQVENTERAQRELLRALMNVRPPRPLSAEFLRMQDALLSAEREARGVVDVMTLPAVPSDARIVLWQGDITRLNADAIVNAANSALLGCFIPCHRCIDNAIHSAAGLQLRAACAELMERQGHPEPTGAAKLTAGYNLPARHVLHTVGPIVHGALTEEHRQLLASCYRSCLALAAKNGLKSVAFCCISTGEFHFPNAAAAEIAVREVRDFLTVPSSIERVVFNVFKDADLHIYERLLL comes from the coding sequence ATGTCTCTTTCACTGATTCAAAAACTCAATGCCATCCTCCTCTCCGAACTGCCGGAGTACCGCGCACAGTCAGCGCAGGTGGAGAATACGGAAAGGGCGCAGCGGGAACTCCTCCGCGCACTGATGAATGTGCGCCCGCCGCGCCCGCTCTCGGCAGAGTTTCTGCGGATGCAGGATGCGCTGCTGTCCGCCGAGCGTGAGGCGCGCGGCGTGGTGGACGTGATGACACTTCCCGCCGTCCCCTCGGACGCACGCATTGTGTTATGGCAGGGCGATATTACAAGGCTCAATGCCGACGCGATTGTAAACGCGGCAAACTCCGCGCTTCTCGGTTGCTTTATCCCGTGTCACCGTTGTATTGACAACGCCATTCATTCGGCAGCAGGACTTCAGCTGCGTGCAGCGTGTGCGGAGCTGATGGAGCGGCAAGGGCATCCAGAGCCGACGGGCGCGGCAAAGCTCACAGCAGGGTACAATCTCCCCGCGCGACACGTCCTCCACACGGTCGGGCCGATTGTACACGGTGCACTGACGGAGGAACACCGACAGCTCCTCGCCTCCTGCTACCGCTCCTGTCTCGCGCTTGCGGCGAAAAACGGGCTGAAGTCCGTCGCGTTCTGCTGCATTTCGACGGGCGAGTTCCACTTTCCAAATGCAGCGGCAGCGGAGATCGCCGTGCGCGAGGTACGGGACTTCCTCACCGTGCCGTCCTCCATCGAGCGCGTTGTGTTCAATGTGTTCAAGGACGCAGATCTGCACATCTACGAGAGGCTTTTATTATGA
- a CDS encoding YhcH/YjgK/YiaL family protein: MIYGSIYHEKTYAFLPPRVQQALAFARTHDLAALPKGRNDIDGEDVYVNIAHYTTGERNEKIWEAHRAYIDIHVLAEGTESIDVSLIERMQTHPYEEEGDYVPADGAVTQTTIMRPGDFLICYPEDVHRSGVKVDEAAPLKKGIFKVKVE; encoded by the coding sequence ATGATCTACGGCAGCATCTACCACGAAAAGACCTACGCATTCCTCCCACCGCGCGTGCAGCAGGCGCTTGCCTTTGCCCGCACGCACGACCTTGCCGCGCTCCCCAAGGGGCGCAATGACATCGACGGCGAGGATGTCTACGTCAACATCGCCCACTACACCACGGGCGAGCGCAACGAAAAGATCTGGGAGGCACACCGCGCCTACATCGACATCCACGTCCTCGCCGAGGGCACGGAGAGCATCGACGTGAGCCTCATCGAGCGGATGCAGACGCACCCATACGAGGAGGAGGGGGACTACGTGCCCGCCGACGGCGCCGTCACCCAGACCACCATCATGCGCCCCGGCGATTTCCTCATCTGCTACCCCGAGGACGTACACCGCTCCGGGGTGAAGGTCGACGAAGCCGCCCCGCTCAAGAAAGGGATTTTCAAGGTCAAGGTCGAATAG
- a CDS encoding Sir2 silent information regulator family NAD-dependent deacetylase has protein sequence MKEIITQLKNALRYADCILIGAGAGLSAAAGYDYVGARFLKYFSDFHTRFGIEDIYSGGFYPFPSREMFWAWWSRSIWINRYAPMPASDVYPNLLHLVEGRDYFVLTTNVDHAFQRSGVAKERIFYTQGDYGLFQSSRPAGASAGKTYDNEESVRAMLTAQGFAFAEDGTLLPPENGAPAMVIPSDLIPYCPDDGMEMATNLRADASFVEDAGWHAAAARYTDYLTHTEGRRTLLLELGVGMNTPGIIKYPFWRMTAERADVTFATVNLGMGYVPPEIAPRSMIINGDIAKTLRELVS, from the coding sequence ATGAAGGAAATCATCACACAATTAAAAAACGCCCTTCGCTATGCCGACTGCATTCTGATCGGCGCGGGGGCGGGACTGTCCGCAGCAGCGGGATATGACTATGTAGGGGCACGTTTTCTGAAATACTTTTCGGATTTTCACACGCGCTTCGGCATCGAGGACATCTACAGCGGCGGATTCTATCCGTTCCCGTCGCGTGAGATGTTCTGGGCATGGTGGAGCAGGAGCATCTGGATCAACCGCTATGCGCCGATGCCCGCGAGCGACGTTTATCCAAATCTGCTGCACCTCGTAGAGGGACGCGACTATTTCGTACTGACGACGAATGTAGATCATGCCTTTCAGCGTTCGGGCGTTGCGAAGGAACGCATTTTCTATACGCAAGGAGACTACGGTCTCTTTCAGAGCAGCCGTCCCGCAGGTGCGTCGGCAGGGAAAACCTATGACAACGAGGAGAGCGTGCGTGCCATGCTCACGGCACAGGGCTTCGCGTTCGCAGAGGACGGGACGCTCCTGCCGCCCGAGAACGGTGCGCCCGCGATGGTGATTCCGAGCGACCTCATCCCCTACTGCCCCGACGACGGCATGGAGATGGCAACAAACCTGCGCGCGGATGCCTCCTTCGTCGAGGATGCGGGCTGGCACGCGGCGGCAGCGCGATACACGGACTACCTCACGCACACGGAGGGTCGGCGGACGCTGCTCCTCGAACTCGGCGTGGGGATGAACACGCCCGGCATCATCAAGTATCCGTTCTGGCGCATGACGGCAGAGCGTGCGGATGTGACGTTCGCCACGGTGAATCTCGGCATGGGATATGTACCGCCCGAGATCGCCCCGCGCAGCATGATCATCAACGGAGACATTGCAAAAACATTACGCGAGCTTGTATCATGA
- the nagB gene encoding glucosamine-6-phosphate deaminase, whose amino-acid sequence MRIIFTDTYKKMSEEAAKILAGQLWIKPDSVLGLATGSTPVELYQNLVWLYKTVGLDFSQATSFNLDEYVGLAEDDPQSYHRFMHENLFDHVNIRKDHVFFPNGLAADSAAEGERYEAAITAAGGIDMQLLGIGRNAHIGFNEPADAFTRITHKVALKESTIAANARFFASAADVPREAMSMGIGTIFRARHIVLLASGAEKAEAVRDAVEGAITPRVPASILQLHPSVTLIVDQEAGSLLKAEKSDS is encoded by the coding sequence ATGCGTATCATTTTTACAGATACCTATAAGAAGATGAGCGAGGAGGCGGCAAAGATCCTTGCGGGACAGCTCTGGATCAAACCGGACTCGGTGCTCGGGCTCGCGACGGGCAGCACCCCGGTGGAACTCTATCAAAATCTCGTCTGGCTGTACAAGACCGTTGGGCTGGACTTCTCGCAGGCGACTTCGTTCAATCTGGATGAATACGTCGGGCTCGCGGAGGACGATCCGCAGAGCTACCATCGCTTCATGCACGAGAACCTCTTCGACCATGTGAACATCCGCAAGGATCACGTATTCTTCCCGAACGGGCTCGCCGCAGACAGCGCGGCGGAGGGCGAACGCTACGAGGCGGCGATCACGGCGGCGGGCGGCATCGATATGCAGCTGCTCGGGATCGGACGCAATGCTCACATCGGCTTCAACGAGCCGGCGGACGCGTTCACACGCATCACACACAAGGTCGCACTCAAGGAGAGCACCATCGCGGCAAACGCACGCTTCTTTGCCTCTGCCGCAGACGTTCCGCGCGAGGCGATGAGCATGGGCATCGGCACGATTTTCCGCGCACGCCACATCGTCCTGCTCGCGAGCGGTGCGGAGAAGGCGGAGGCGGTGCGCGATGCGGTCGAGGGCGCAATCACGCCGCGTGTTCCCGCCTCCATCCTCCAGCTGCACCCGAGCGTGACCCTCATCGTCGACCAAGAGGCAGGTTCGCTCCTCAAGGCAGAAAAGAGTGATTCCTGA
- a CDS encoding ROK family protein has protein sequence MYICIDIGGTAIKYGVADAAGTLHTRGSVPTEAKEYGGTGIVQKVFAIVREAQQTHGVKGVAISTAGMVDPKAGCIVYALADAIPDYTGTNWKALMHDAFGLPASVENDVNCAALGELWRGAGRGFSSLFAMTVGTSIGGALIVDGRIVHGASGSAGEIAYMRVPGGRLHERCSATRLVASVCRTKGLPAGSIDGHAVFDLLRKGDPAAVEEVTALIDALADAITNIVSVVSPECIVLGGGIMAQEEALRPPLEEALRDRLPPLICAATKITFAATQNDAGMLGALRHFLQEYGDLA, from the coding sequence ATGTATATCTGCATCGACATCGGCGGCACCGCCATCAAGTACGGCGTTGCGGACGCGGCGGGGACGCTGCACACGCGCGGCTCCGTGCCCACCGAGGCGAAGGAGTACGGCGGCACAGGCATCGTGCAAAAGGTCTTTGCCATCGTGCGTGAGGCGCAGCAGACCCACGGTGTGAAGGGCGTCGCCATCTCCACGGCGGGCATGGTCGATCCGAAGGCGGGCTGCATCGTCTACGCGCTTGCCGACGCCATCCCCGACTACACGGGTACGAACTGGAAAGCCCTCATGCACGATGCGTTCGGACTGCCCGCCTCCGTCGAGAACGATGTCAACTGTGCCGCGCTCGGCGAGCTGTGGCGGGGCGCGGGCAGGGGCTTCTCCTCCCTCTTTGCCATGACCGTCGGCACGAGCATCGGCGGCGCACTCATCGTCGATGGGCGCATCGTCCACGGTGCCTCGGGGAGCGCGGGTGAAATCGCCTATATGCGCGTCCCCGGCGGACGGCTGCACGAACGCTGCTCCGCGACCCGGCTCGTCGCCTCCGTCTGCCGCACCAAGGGACTGCCCGCCGGCAGCATCGACGGGCACGCCGTGTTTGACCTCCTCAGGAAGGGCGACCCTGCCGCCGTGGAAGAGGTCACGGCACTCATCGACGCTCTCGCCGACGCGATTACAAACATCGTCTCGGTGGTCAGCCCCGAATGCATCGTGCTCGGCGGCGGCATCATGGCACAGGAGGAGGCGCTGCGCCCGCCGCTTGAGGAGGCGCTGCGTGACCGCCTCCCGCCCCTCATCTGCGCGGCGACCAAGATCACCTTCGCCGCCACACAGAACGATGCAGGGATGCTCGGCGCACTCCGCCACTTTTTGCAGGAGTACGGAGACCTCGCGTAA
- a CDS encoding N-acetylneuraminate lyase, with translation MRELKGLYSALLGAFHEDGSINEKGLRQIIRHNIDHNKMDGLYVGGSTGENFMLSTDEKKRIFEIAKDEAKNDITLMAQVGSINLKESVELAKFVTDLGYDAISAVTPFYYKFGFEEVRHYYETIVADVDTRMVIYFIPFLTGVNISVEQFAKLFENKKIVGVKFTQGDFYVLERMRRAFPDKLIFAGFDEMLLPATVLGIDGAIGSTYNVNAARARQIYDLARANRIAEALEVQHVTNDLITDILDNGLYGTIKLLLEEQGIEAGCCRAPMKAYTPEMRARAKEIYKKYF, from the coding sequence ATGAGAGAACTCAAAGGCCTGTATTCCGCACTGCTCGGCGCATTTCACGAGGACGGCTCGATCAACGAGAAGGGACTGCGCCAGATCATCCGCCACAACATCGACCACAACAAGATGGACGGGCTCTACGTCGGCGGCAGCACGGGCGAGAACTTCATGCTCTCCACCGACGAGAAGAAGCGCATCTTCGAGATCGCCAAGGACGAGGCGAAGAACGACATCACCCTCATGGCGCAGGTCGGCTCGATCAACCTCAAGGAGTCCGTGGAGCTCGCGAAATTCGTCACAGACCTCGGCTACGATGCCATCAGCGCCGTCACACCGTTCTACTACAAATTCGGCTTCGAAGAGGTACGCCACTACTACGAAACCATCGTCGCCGACGTCGATACGCGCATGGTCATCTACTTCATCCCCTTCCTCACGGGCGTGAACATCAGCGTGGAACAGTTCGCCAAGCTGTTCGAGAACAAGAAGATCGTCGGTGTGAAGTTCACACAGGGCGACTTTTACGTCCTGGAGCGTATGCGCAGGGCATTCCCGGACAAGCTCATCTTCGCCGGATTTGACGAAATGCTCCTGCCCGCGACGGTTCTCGGCATCGACGGCGCAATCGGCTCGACCTACAACGTCAACGCCGCCCGTGCCCGTCAGATTTATGACCTCGCCCGTGCGAACAGGATCGCCGAGGCGCTTGAGGTGCAGCACGTCACGAACGACCTCATCACCGACATCCTCGACAACGGCCTCTACGGCACGATCAAACTCCTCCTGGAGGAACAGGGCATCGAGGCGGGCTGCTGCCGCGCACCGATGAAGGCATATACGCCGGAGATGCGTGCCCGCGCAAAGGAGATCTACAAGAAGTATTTCTGA
- a CDS encoding N-acetylmannosamine-6-phosphate 2-epimerase, which yields MDFFSAVKGKLIISCQALPDEPLHSPFIMGRMARAAKEGGAVAIRAQSVADIEEIRAVAQLPVIGLIKQNYADSPIYITPTMREVEALIGTGCEMIALDMTDRERPQKTDVRDLVARIHAAHRLVLADISTYEEGLTAAELGADAISTTLSGYTPYSPQLAGPDYELMRRLVKNTTIPVFAEGRINTPEELKEAMQTGVFGAIVGSAITRPQLIARRFTDAIA from the coding sequence ATGGATTTTTTCTCCGCCGTGAAGGGAAAACTCATCATCTCCTGTCAGGCACTCCCCGATGAGCCCCTGCACAGCCCGTTCATCATGGGACGCATGGCGCGCGCGGCAAAGGAGGGCGGAGCAGTCGCCATCCGTGCGCAGAGCGTTGCGGACATCGAGGAGATCCGCGCCGTCGCACAGCTGCCCGTCATTGGTCTCATCAAGCAGAACTACGCCGACTCCCCCATCTACATCACGCCGACCATGCGCGAGGTGGAGGCACTGATCGGAACGGGCTGCGAGATGATCGCCCTCGACATGACCGACCGCGAGCGTCCGCAGAAAACGGATGTGCGTGACCTCGTCGCACGCATCCATGCGGCACACCGCCTCGTCCTCGCCGACATCTCCACCTACGAGGAGGGCCTGACGGCGGCGGAACTGGGTGCGGACGCCATCTCCACCACCCTCTCGGGTTACACTCCGTACAGCCCGCAACTCGCAGGGCCCGACTACGAACTCATGCGCCGCCTTGTCAAGAACACGACAATCCCCGTCTTTGCCGAGGGGCGCATCAACACCCCCGAGGAACTCAAAGAGGCGATGCAGACAGGCGTATTCGGCGCGATCGTCGGCTCCGCCATCACGCGTCCCCAGCTCATTGCGCGCCGCTTCACCGACGCGATTGCATAA
- a CDS encoding LktC family protein: MIEAAKTFEEYIKKENITGFQIREAGDERSTTIFESEIEVEGRRLPIVVIIDATAYATIRIRLAQNAVDDTNAMLLTGWLMRQNQDSRLVKFYLTSDTTILADVVVPHNPDAFDPEVMVSVLRVFIRDITKLMPDLAMLLPEE, encoded by the coding sequence GTGATCGAAGCGGCCAAGACATTCGAGGAATATATCAAGAAGGAAAACATCACGGGGTTTCAGATCCGTGAGGCGGGCGACGAGCGCAGCACAACGATCTTCGAGAGCGAGATCGAGGTGGAGGGGCGGCGGCTCCCGATCGTCGTCATCATCGACGCAACCGCCTATGCGACCATCCGCATCCGCCTCGCGCAGAACGCCGTGGACGATACGAACGCGATGCTGCTCACGGGCTGGCTCATGCGGCAGAATCAGGACAGCCGCCTCGTCAAGTTCTACCTCACCTCCGACACCACGATCCTCGCCGATGTCGTCGTTCCGCACAATCCCGACGCATTTGATCCCGAGGTCATGGTGAGCGTCCTGCGCGTCTTTATCCGCGACATCACGAAGCTCATGCCCGATCTCGCCATGCTCCTGCCGGAGGAGTAA
- a CDS encoding NAD(P)-dependent oxidoreductase gives MKIAVVASNGKASRAIIAELIARGHAVTGFARSENKSAAQNFVQKDIMALTKEDLAGFDAVVDGFGAYTPETLPLHTQTSQHLADLVAGTTTRLYIVGGAGSLYVDAAHSVQLLDTPEFPAAFYALAKAQTEELAALRSRTDAKWVFVSPAADFRADGEKTGKYILGGEELTLSATGESVISYADYAVGMVDLIESGAHVGERVSLVQK, from the coding sequence ATGAAAATTGCAGTTGTGGCATCCAATGGAAAGGCAAGCCGGGCAATCATTGCGGAGCTGATCGCACGCGGCCATGCGGTGACAGGCTTTGCACGGAGCGAGAACAAGAGCGCGGCACAGAATTTCGTGCAAAAGGACATCATGGCACTCACAAAAGAGGATCTGGCGGGTTTTGATGCCGTCGTTGACGGATTTGGCGCGTACACTCCGGAGACGCTGCCGCTGCACACGCAGACGAGTCAGCACCTCGCAGATCTCGTGGCGGGCACGACGACGCGGCTCTACATTGTAGGCGGTGCGGGCAGTCTCTATGTCGATGCGGCGCATTCGGTGCAGCTGCTCGATACACCGGAGTTCCCCGCTGCGTTCTACGCACTGGCGAAAGCGCAGACGGAGGAGCTCGCGGCACTCCGCTCCCGCACGGATGCAAAGTGGGTCTTTGTCAGCCCTGCGGCGGACTTCCGAGCAGATGGAGAAAAGACGGGCAAGTACATCCTCGGCGGCGAGGAACTGACGCTCAGTGCCACAGGCGAAAGTGTCATCAGCTATGCGGACTATGCGGTCGGCATGGTCGATCTGATTGAGAGCGGGGCACATGTGGGGGAGCGTGTGTCGCTGGTGCAGAAGTGA
- a CDS encoding MurR/RpiR family transcriptional regulator has product MKILSRLDDPPFRVSKGDRKIIDCIRARLTDIPRMTISEIARASGTAEATCTRFVRKMGFAGLSDFKAALAEEGGELGRYMERGNIRNNETARETAHKLLAANMIALEKTQDLIRNDTIDRCAALLIGAQRISFIGLGYSGIIALDSYFKFLRIGMNCIAPRDNHSMRMIAAIMEPDDVIFAISHSGETAEILATVALARSRGLKVISLTENHPSALRDASDVSLTYISEETPLETGSIASKIVQFFLVDLVYTEVLKNLPPSAMEKKIRTTEAVRQNKE; this is encoded by the coding sequence ATGAAGATACTCAGCCGGCTCGATGATCCGCCGTTCCGCGTTTCCAAGGGCGACCGCAAAATCATCGACTGCATCCGTGCCCGTCTCACCGACATCCCGCGCATGACCATCTCCGAGATCGCACGTGCGAGCGGCACGGCGGAGGCGACCTGCACCCGATTCGTCCGCAAGATGGGCTTCGCGGGGCTTTCGGACTTCAAGGCGGCGCTCGCCGAGGAGGGGGGCGAGCTCGGACGCTACATGGAGCGCGGAAACATAAGGAACAATGAAACGGCGCGTGAGACGGCGCACAAACTCCTCGCGGCGAACATGATCGCGCTCGAAAAGACGCAAGATCTCATCCGCAACGACACCATCGACCGCTGTGCCGCCCTCCTCATCGGAGCACAGCGCATCTCCTTCATCGGGCTCGGGTACTCCGGCATCATCGCGCTGGACTCCTATTTCAAATTCCTGCGCATCGGCATGAACTGCATCGCACCGCGCGACAACCACAGTATGCGCATGATCGCCGCCATCATGGAGCCGGACGACGTGATCTTTGCCATCTCCCACTCGGGCGAAACCGCCGAGATCCTCGCGACCGTCGCACTCGCGCGGTCACGGGGGCTGAAGGTCATCTCCCTCACCGAAAACCACCCGTCCGCCCTGCGCGATGCCTCCGACGTGAGCCTGACCTACATCTCCGAGGAGACCCCGCTCGAAACCGGTTCCATCGCCTCGAAGATTGTCCAGTTCTTCCTCGTCGATCTCGTCTATACCGAGGTGCTGAAAAACCTCCCGCCGAGTGCCATGGAAAAGAAAATCCGCACGACCGAAGCCGTGCGGCAAAACAAAGAATAG
- the nagA gene encoding N-acetylglucosamine-6-phosphate deacetylase has product MNVIQNGILILPDENGRFAARTGLVLCYDARITRIVPAAEFSAAADDTVIDAAGAYVAPGFVNVHIHGADGADTMDEDAEALGKIAAFQARTGVTSFLPTTMTCAYDAVERALDRIRRGMAEEPHGARILGAHMEGPFISPAKKGAQDEQYILPPTFEKIAPYADVIKIITVAPEMIAEDGFIESCRTHGIIVSLGHTAADYETARAAIARGATHITHLCNAMTGLNHRQPGVLGAALDSDANCELITDNVHVHPAMQRIIYAAKRGAHIIPITDSMRACGLSDGISELGGQKVYVKGTRATLADGTIAGSVLRMNDGLRILRENLDASIPAVVEMATRTPAEELNVYDKLGSLSVGKYADLVIFDEDFRIRRTIVGGTSCFVEA; this is encoded by the coding sequence ATGAACGTCATTCAAAACGGCATCCTGATTCTGCCCGATGAAAACGGACGCTTTGCGGCGCGGACGGGGCTCGTCCTCTGCTACGATGCACGGATCACGCGCATTGTCCCCGCAGCGGAGTTCTCCGCCGCCGCAGACGATACGGTAATTGATGCGGCGGGCGCATACGTCGCGCCCGGCTTCGTGAACGTCCACATCCACGGCGCGGACGGCGCGGATACGATGGACGAGGATGCGGAGGCACTCGGGAAAATTGCTGCATTCCAAGCGCGTACGGGCGTGACCTCCTTCCTGCCGACCACGATGACCTGTGCCTACGACGCGGTGGAGCGGGCACTCGACCGCATCCGCCGTGGAATGGCGGAGGAGCCGCACGGCGCACGCATCCTCGGCGCACATATGGAGGGGCCCTTCATCAGCCCCGCGAAAAAGGGCGCACAGGACGAGCAATACATCCTCCCACCCACGTTTGAGAAGATCGCCCCCTATGCCGATGTCATCAAGATCATCACCGTTGCACCGGAGATGATCGCCGAGGACGGCTTTATCGAGAGCTGCCGCACACACGGCATCATCGTTTCCCTCGGACATACGGCGGCGGACTACGAAACGGCACGCGCGGCGATTGCACGCGGCGCGACGCACATCACGCACCTGTGCAACGCGATGACGGGGCTGAACCACAGACAGCCCGGCGTGCTCGGCGCGGCGCTCGACAGCGATGCGAACTGCGAGCTGATTACGGACAACGTACACGTCCATCCCGCCATGCAGCGCATCATCTACGCGGCGAAGCGCGGCGCACACATCATCCCCATCACGGACTCCATGCGTGCCTGCGGTCTCTCAGACGGCATCTCGGAGCTCGGCGGACAGAAGGTCTACGTCAAGGGAACACGCGCAACCCTCGCCGACGGCACGATTGCGGGCAGCGTGCTGCGCATGAACGACGGGCTGCGCATCCTCCGTGAAAATCTGGATGCATCCATCCCCGCCGTTGTGGAGATGGCGACGCGTACCCCCGCCGAGGAACTGAACGTATATGATAAACTCGGCTCACTCAGCGTTGGAAAATACGCGGATCTTGTGATTTTCGATGAGGATTTCCGAATCCGGCGGACAATCGTCGGCGGCACAAGCTGTTTTGTCGAAGCGTAA